One genomic window of Solea solea chromosome 12, fSolSol10.1, whole genome shotgun sequence includes the following:
- the LOC131470366 gene encoding protein fantom-like isoform X2 yields the protein MSGQPDTAAETAADDVSRLEGVLQDMSVHQHARARPDVSQMSREELEDRFLRLYEESLLFKQHVNKQEDKIKKLGTKLMKLVKDRGRMEQLAAGGAQAVSRARNVEMEMMLEELQEKVRGLQTENEGLKQRLLVAKQQLMNSQSGRLRQYKRVQPRVNSGLKRRDDSPSPSHTRPGLLEEARARTRNLENIIESQQSHMEEMEAELEQLREELRATQAEYEDRLQQAQQINKLRSHVNNNVTQIKLQKQLTEKSNAVTVLEGQLQEHKQTLKAAIQKLDELSEQLKHEKLKSGDLENRLHVYNNKLELLPQQLSAVEQERDQLKENYNKLLDSIFDVSQQQKWQSQEQQLKLQIVQLETALKADLDDKNLILQKLKAERETHEKLAEENKKLHSQFLEQKQEMDELRDGLKLHSRSEPRKERRDLSFLEQVEEKGSVQELQAAHAETILELEKTRHLLSTENKISNDYKAELEAVQQKMEIDRASYEQKLERQTQLLDASMAKIKKLEAQLRELAYSPKTHIYRPDVADEVESDESDEAIHLEPGQNLVELQIVSASLSPSLLEALGDDEPYTFCTYCFYLSKLHSTPVVTGHRPSYGYTSKYVVSADRRFRDYLGRESVTVELHQALGTDWRTLASGRLPLQQLLKQDEKVHGKIQLVGAELGTVGSLDYWMRVSNPTTEPSHGLRDEDLKKPGGFISSAVNTQAQVPAQVPAQVPAQVPAQALPPLPKLKQETQARDAVFAKKVKFVSPTPAAELVQDTRRSGLRDQTSAPVMKVLTPAPAKKEDDEDESLVSAGQLVPNVCQSDSDVSEEISEDVEAATQHRRESTQSDSDDCIVHGQAAGRKASERVRVEVVSLSLRAESRVVRDANVVRLFVEYSLLDLPTEETPLSLPKPAQGRSINFNYSKVIPVDAENNAARRRLLRDVLRGRRPQMERIRFTVVSEPPEEEEQDRECEDMGVAFLRIPEILERRKDLMETRLNVVDVLDSSEVVGSLTVSVEGLEALQAIMGDQDLDQEAASASFLLPSTRREETRTHMNMREHT from the exons ATGTCAGGTCAACCtgatacagcagcagagacagcagcagatgaCGTGTCTCGACTCGAAGGTGTTTTACAAG ACATGTCTGTTCATCAACATGCTCGAGCGAGGCCAGATGTCTCTCAGATGTCcagggaggagctggaggaccGGTTCCTGCGTCTCTATGAAGAGTCCCTGCTCTTTAAACAACACGTCAACAAACAGGAGGACAAGATCAAGAA GCTCGGCACCAAGCTGATGAAGCTGGTGAAGGACCGCGGCCGCATGGAGCAGCTGGCGGCGGGAGGAGCCCAGGCGGTCTCCAGGGCTCGGAACGTGGAGATGGAGATGATGTTGGAGGAGCTCCAGGAGAAGGTGCGAGGGCTCCAGACGGAGAACGAGGGGCtgaaacagcgcctcctggtggccaAGCAGCAGTTGATGAACTCGCAGAGTGGCAGGCTGCGTCAGTACAAACGCGTCCAGCCGCGAGTCAACTCTGGATTGAAGAGGAGAGACGATTCTCCGTCTCCGTCCCACACACGACCGGGCCTTCTGGAGGAGGCGAGGGCCAGGACACGTAACCT GGAGAACATCATCGAGTCTCAGCAGAGCCAcatggaggagatggaggcgGAGCTAGAGCAGCTGAGGGAGGAGCTGAGGGCGACGCAGGCCGAATACGAAGACAGACTTCAGCAGGCGCAACAGATCAACAAGCTCAG GTCGCACGTCAACAACAACGTGACGCAGATCAAACTGCAGAAGCAGCTCACGGAGAAGTCCAACGCTGTCACTGTGCTGGAGGGTCAACTACAGGAG CATaagcagacactgaaggcaGCGATACAGAAGCTGGACGAACTTTCTGAGCAACTCAAACACGAGAAGCTCAAGAGCGGAGACCTGGAGAACAGGCTGCACGTCTACAACAACAAGTTAGAGCTG CTGCCGCAGCAGTTGAGTGCAGTGGAGCAGGAGCGAGATCAGCTGAAGGAGAACTATAACAAACTGCTGGACAG CATCTTTGACGTCTCTCAGCAGCAGAAATGGCAGAGccaggagcagcagctgaagttACAGATCGTTCAGCTGGAGACGGCGCTGAAGGCCGACCTCGACGACAAGAATCTAATCCTCCAGAAGCTCAAGGCAGAGCGGG aGACGCACGAGAAACTCgcagaagaaaacaagaagCTTCACAGTCAGTTTCTGGAGCAGAAGCAGGAAATGGACGAGCTGAGGGATGGTTTGAAACTCCACAGCAGG AGTGAGCCGCGCAAGGAGAGACGTGACCTGAGCTTCCTGGAGCAGGTGGAGGAAAAAGGGAGCGTCCAAGAGCTTCAGGCCGCTCACGCAGAAACCATCCTGGAGCTGGAGAAGACCAGACACCTGCTGAGCACGGAGAACAAAATCAGCAACGACTACAAG GCGGAGCTGGAGGCAGTGCAGCAGAAGATGGAAATCGACAGAGCGAGTTACGAGCAGAAGCTGGAGCGTCAGACTCAGCTGCTCGACGCCAGCATGGCAAAGATCAAGAAACTGGAGG CTCAGCTCAGGGAACTCGCCTACAGCCCCAAAACACACATCTACAGACCAGACGTCGCAGACGAGGTTGAGTCTGACGAGTCTGATGAAGCGATTCACCTTGAGCCTGGACAGAACCTCGTGGAGCTTCAGATCGTCAGCGCCTCgctgtctccgtctctcttgGAGGCTCTGGGGGATGACGAGCCCTACACCTTCTGCACCTACTGCTTCTATCTGTCTAAGCTGCACTCCACGCCAGTGGTGACGGGCCACAGGCCCAGCTATGGCTACACGTCCAAATACGTGGTGAGCGCGGACCGTCGCTTCCGCGACTACCTCGGCAGAGAGTCTGTCACCGTCGAGCTGCACCAGGCGCTGGGGACGGACTGGAGGACGCTGGCGAGTGGACGACTcccactgcagcagctgctcaaGCAGGACGAGAAGGTCCACGGCAAGATACAGCTGGTCG GTGCAGAGTTGGGGACTGTGGGCTCGCTGGATTACTGGATGAGAGTCAGTAATCCCACCACAGAACCCAGCCACGGGTTGAGAGACGAGGATCTGAAGAAGCCTGGAGGTTTCATCAGCTCTGCTgtgaacacacaagcacaggtCCCGGCACAGGTCCCGGCACAGGTACCAGCACAGGTACCAGCACAG GCTCTGCCTCCGCTGCCCAAACTAAAGCAAGAGACACAAGCGAGGGACGCAGTCTTTGCCAAAAAGGTCAAGTTTGTCAGTCCCACGCCTGCGGCCGAGCTG GTTCAGGACACGCGTCGGTCAGGCCTCAGAGATCAAACGTCGGCTCCTGTGATGAAG gttctGACTCCAGCTCCTGCAAAGAAAGAGGACGATGAAGACGAGTCTCTCGTCTCGGCGGGGCAGCTCGTCCCCAACGTCTGCCAGTCCGACTCTGATGTTTCTGAGGAAATCAGCGAAG ACGTGGAGGCGGCCACGCAGCATCGCAGAGAATCCACTCAGTCGGACAGCGATGACTGCATCGTTCACGGTCAGGCCGCGGGGAGGAAG GCGTCAGAGCGAGTGCGTGTGGAGGTGGTGTCTCTGAGTCTGAGGGCGGAGTCTCGCGTGGTCCGGGACGCCAACGTGGTGCGTCTGTTCGTGGAGTATTCTCTGCTGGACCTGCCCACAGAGGAGACGCCCCTGTCTCTGCCCAAGCCCGCCCAGGGGCGGAGCATCAACTTCAACTACAGCAAAG TCATTCCAGTGGACGCCGAGAACAACGCGGCGAGACGGCGGCTGCTGAGAGACGTCCTACGGGGACGACGCCCTCAGATGGAAAG GATCAGGTTCACCGTGGTGAGTGAACCTccagaggaagaagagcaggACAGGGAGTGTGAGGACATGGGCGTGGCCTTCCTGAGGATCCCCGAAATCCTGGAGAGACGAAAGGATCTGATGGAGACCAGACTGAACg TTGTGGACGTGCTGGACAGCAGTGAGGTGGTCGGCAGTCTGACCGTGTCTGTGGAGGGACTGGAGGCTCTGCAGGCTATAATGGGGGACCAGGACCTGGACCAGGAAGCAGCTTCAGCCTCCTTCCTGCTTCCATCAACGCGACGTGAGGAGACAaggacacacatgaacatgcgTGAACACACGTGA
- the LOC131470366 gene encoding protein fantom-like isoform X1, whose translation MSGQPDTAAETAADDVSRLEGVLQDMSVHQHARARPDVSQMSREELEDRFLRLYEESLLFKQHVNKQEDKIKKLGTKLMKLVKDRGRMEQLAAGGAQAVSRARNVEMEMMLEELQEKVRGLQTENEGLKQRLLVAKQQLMNSQSGRLRQYKRVQPRVNSGLKRRDDSPSPSHTRPGLLEEARARTRNLENIIESQQSHMEEMEAELEQLREELRATQAEYEDRLQQAQQINKLRSHVNNNVTQIKLQKQLTEKSNAVTVLEGQLQEHKQTLKAAIQKLDELSEQLKHEKLKSGDLENRLHVYNNKLELLPQQLSAVEQERDQLKENYNKLLDSIFDVSQQQKWQSQEQQLKLQIVQLETALKADLDDKNLILQKLKAERETHEKLAEENKKLHSQFLEQKQEMDELRDGLKLHSRESEPRKERRDLSFLEQVEEKGSVQELQAAHAETILELEKTRHLLSTENKISNDYKAELEAVQQKMEIDRASYEQKLERQTQLLDASMAKIKKLEAQLRELAYSPKTHIYRPDVADEVESDESDEAIHLEPGQNLVELQIVSASLSPSLLEALGDDEPYTFCTYCFYLSKLHSTPVVTGHRPSYGYTSKYVVSADRRFRDYLGRESVTVELHQALGTDWRTLASGRLPLQQLLKQDEKVHGKIQLVGAELGTVGSLDYWMRVSNPTTEPSHGLRDEDLKKPGGFISSAVNTQAQVPAQVPAQVPAQVPAQALPPLPKLKQETQARDAVFAKKVKFVSPTPAAELVQDTRRSGLRDQTSAPVMKVLTPAPAKKEDDEDESLVSAGQLVPNVCQSDSDVSEEISEDVEAATQHRRESTQSDSDDCIVHGQAAGRKASERVRVEVVSLSLRAESRVVRDANVVRLFVEYSLLDLPTEETPLSLPKPAQGRSINFNYSKVIPVDAENNAARRRLLRDVLRGRRPQMERIRFTVVSEPPEEEEQDRECEDMGVAFLRIPEILERRKDLMETRLNVVDVLDSSEVVGSLTVSVEGLEALQAIMGDQDLDQEAASASFLLPSTRREETRTHMNMREHT comes from the exons ATGTCAGGTCAACCtgatacagcagcagagacagcagcagatgaCGTGTCTCGACTCGAAGGTGTTTTACAAG ACATGTCTGTTCATCAACATGCTCGAGCGAGGCCAGATGTCTCTCAGATGTCcagggaggagctggaggaccGGTTCCTGCGTCTCTATGAAGAGTCCCTGCTCTTTAAACAACACGTCAACAAACAGGAGGACAAGATCAAGAA GCTCGGCACCAAGCTGATGAAGCTGGTGAAGGACCGCGGCCGCATGGAGCAGCTGGCGGCGGGAGGAGCCCAGGCGGTCTCCAGGGCTCGGAACGTGGAGATGGAGATGATGTTGGAGGAGCTCCAGGAGAAGGTGCGAGGGCTCCAGACGGAGAACGAGGGGCtgaaacagcgcctcctggtggccaAGCAGCAGTTGATGAACTCGCAGAGTGGCAGGCTGCGTCAGTACAAACGCGTCCAGCCGCGAGTCAACTCTGGATTGAAGAGGAGAGACGATTCTCCGTCTCCGTCCCACACACGACCGGGCCTTCTGGAGGAGGCGAGGGCCAGGACACGTAACCT GGAGAACATCATCGAGTCTCAGCAGAGCCAcatggaggagatggaggcgGAGCTAGAGCAGCTGAGGGAGGAGCTGAGGGCGACGCAGGCCGAATACGAAGACAGACTTCAGCAGGCGCAACAGATCAACAAGCTCAG GTCGCACGTCAACAACAACGTGACGCAGATCAAACTGCAGAAGCAGCTCACGGAGAAGTCCAACGCTGTCACTGTGCTGGAGGGTCAACTACAGGAG CATaagcagacactgaaggcaGCGATACAGAAGCTGGACGAACTTTCTGAGCAACTCAAACACGAGAAGCTCAAGAGCGGAGACCTGGAGAACAGGCTGCACGTCTACAACAACAAGTTAGAGCTG CTGCCGCAGCAGTTGAGTGCAGTGGAGCAGGAGCGAGATCAGCTGAAGGAGAACTATAACAAACTGCTGGACAG CATCTTTGACGTCTCTCAGCAGCAGAAATGGCAGAGccaggagcagcagctgaagttACAGATCGTTCAGCTGGAGACGGCGCTGAAGGCCGACCTCGACGACAAGAATCTAATCCTCCAGAAGCTCAAGGCAGAGCGGG aGACGCACGAGAAACTCgcagaagaaaacaagaagCTTCACAGTCAGTTTCTGGAGCAGAAGCAGGAAATGGACGAGCTGAGGGATGGTTTGAAACTCCACAGCAGG GAGAGTGAGCCGCGCAAGGAGAGACGTGACCTGAGCTTCCTGGAGCAGGTGGAGGAAAAAGGGAGCGTCCAAGAGCTTCAGGCCGCTCACGCAGAAACCATCCTGGAGCTGGAGAAGACCAGACACCTGCTGAGCACGGAGAACAAAATCAGCAACGACTACAAG GCGGAGCTGGAGGCAGTGCAGCAGAAGATGGAAATCGACAGAGCGAGTTACGAGCAGAAGCTGGAGCGTCAGACTCAGCTGCTCGACGCCAGCATGGCAAAGATCAAGAAACTGGAGG CTCAGCTCAGGGAACTCGCCTACAGCCCCAAAACACACATCTACAGACCAGACGTCGCAGACGAGGTTGAGTCTGACGAGTCTGATGAAGCGATTCACCTTGAGCCTGGACAGAACCTCGTGGAGCTTCAGATCGTCAGCGCCTCgctgtctccgtctctcttgGAGGCTCTGGGGGATGACGAGCCCTACACCTTCTGCACCTACTGCTTCTATCTGTCTAAGCTGCACTCCACGCCAGTGGTGACGGGCCACAGGCCCAGCTATGGCTACACGTCCAAATACGTGGTGAGCGCGGACCGTCGCTTCCGCGACTACCTCGGCAGAGAGTCTGTCACCGTCGAGCTGCACCAGGCGCTGGGGACGGACTGGAGGACGCTGGCGAGTGGACGACTcccactgcagcagctgctcaaGCAGGACGAGAAGGTCCACGGCAAGATACAGCTGGTCG GTGCAGAGTTGGGGACTGTGGGCTCGCTGGATTACTGGATGAGAGTCAGTAATCCCACCACAGAACCCAGCCACGGGTTGAGAGACGAGGATCTGAAGAAGCCTGGAGGTTTCATCAGCTCTGCTgtgaacacacaagcacaggtCCCGGCACAGGTCCCGGCACAGGTACCAGCACAGGTACCAGCACAG GCTCTGCCTCCGCTGCCCAAACTAAAGCAAGAGACACAAGCGAGGGACGCAGTCTTTGCCAAAAAGGTCAAGTTTGTCAGTCCCACGCCTGCGGCCGAGCTG GTTCAGGACACGCGTCGGTCAGGCCTCAGAGATCAAACGTCGGCTCCTGTGATGAAG gttctGACTCCAGCTCCTGCAAAGAAAGAGGACGATGAAGACGAGTCTCTCGTCTCGGCGGGGCAGCTCGTCCCCAACGTCTGCCAGTCCGACTCTGATGTTTCTGAGGAAATCAGCGAAG ACGTGGAGGCGGCCACGCAGCATCGCAGAGAATCCACTCAGTCGGACAGCGATGACTGCATCGTTCACGGTCAGGCCGCGGGGAGGAAG GCGTCAGAGCGAGTGCGTGTGGAGGTGGTGTCTCTGAGTCTGAGGGCGGAGTCTCGCGTGGTCCGGGACGCCAACGTGGTGCGTCTGTTCGTGGAGTATTCTCTGCTGGACCTGCCCACAGAGGAGACGCCCCTGTCTCTGCCCAAGCCCGCCCAGGGGCGGAGCATCAACTTCAACTACAGCAAAG TCATTCCAGTGGACGCCGAGAACAACGCGGCGAGACGGCGGCTGCTGAGAGACGTCCTACGGGGACGACGCCCTCAGATGGAAAG GATCAGGTTCACCGTGGTGAGTGAACCTccagaggaagaagagcaggACAGGGAGTGTGAGGACATGGGCGTGGCCTTCCTGAGGATCCCCGAAATCCTGGAGAGACGAAAGGATCTGATGGAGACCAGACTGAACg TTGTGGACGTGCTGGACAGCAGTGAGGTGGTCGGCAGTCTGACCGTGTCTGTGGAGGGACTGGAGGCTCTGCAGGCTATAATGGGGGACCAGGACCTGGACCAGGAAGCAGCTTCAGCCTCCTTCCTGCTTCCATCAACGCGACGTGAGGAGACAaggacacacatgaacatgcgTGAACACACGTGA
- the LOC131470366 gene encoding protein fantom-like isoform X4, with protein MSGQPDTAAETAADDVSRLEGVLQDMSVHQHARARPDVSQMSREELEDRFLRLYEESLLFKQHVNKQEDKIKKLGTKLMKLVKDRGRMEQLAAGGAQAVSRARNVEMEMMLEELQEKVRGLQTENEGLKQRLLVAKQQLMNSQSGRLRQYKRVQPRVNSGLKRRDDSPSPSHTRPGLLEEARARTRNLENIIESQQSHMEEMEAELEQLREELRATQAEYEDRLQQAQQINKLRSHVNNNVTQIKLQKQLTEKSNAVTVLEGQLQEHKQTLKAAIQKLDELSEQLKHEKLKSGDLENRLHVYNNKLELLPQQLSAVEQERDQLKENYNKLLDSIFDVSQQQKWQSQEQQLKLQIVQLETALKADLDDKNLILQKLKAERETHEKLAEENKKLHSQFLEQKQEMDELRDGLKLHSRESEPRKERRDLSFLEQVEEKGSVQELQAAHAETILELEKTRHLLSTENKISNDYKAELEAVQQKMEIDRASYEQKLERQTQLLDASMAKIKKLEAQLRELAYSPKTHIYRPDVADEVESDESDEAIHLEPGQNLVELQIVSASLSPSLLEALGDDEPYTFCTYCFYLSKLHSTPVVTGHRPSYGYTSKYVVSADRRFRDYLGRESVTVELHQALGTDWRTLASGRLPLQQLLKQDEKVHGKIQLVGAELGTVGSLDYWMRVSNPTTEPSHGLRDEDLKKPGGFISSAVNTQAQVPAQVPAQALPPLPKLKQETQARDAVFAKKVKFVSPTPAAELVQDTRRSGLRDQTSAPVMKVLTPAPAKKEDDEDESLVSAGQLVPNVCQSDSDVSEEISEDVEAATQHRRESTQSDSDDCIVHGQAAGRKASERVRVEVVSLSLRAESRVVRDANVVRLFVEYSLLDLPTEETPLSLPKPAQGRSINFNYSKVIPVDAENNAARRRLLRDVLRGRRPQMERIRFTVVSEPPEEEEQDRECEDMGVAFLRIPEILERRKDLMETRLNVVDVLDSSEVVGSLTVSVEGLEALQAIMGDQDLDQEAASASFLLPSTRREETRTHMNMREHT; from the exons ATGTCAGGTCAACCtgatacagcagcagagacagcagcagatgaCGTGTCTCGACTCGAAGGTGTTTTACAAG ACATGTCTGTTCATCAACATGCTCGAGCGAGGCCAGATGTCTCTCAGATGTCcagggaggagctggaggaccGGTTCCTGCGTCTCTATGAAGAGTCCCTGCTCTTTAAACAACACGTCAACAAACAGGAGGACAAGATCAAGAA GCTCGGCACCAAGCTGATGAAGCTGGTGAAGGACCGCGGCCGCATGGAGCAGCTGGCGGCGGGAGGAGCCCAGGCGGTCTCCAGGGCTCGGAACGTGGAGATGGAGATGATGTTGGAGGAGCTCCAGGAGAAGGTGCGAGGGCTCCAGACGGAGAACGAGGGGCtgaaacagcgcctcctggtggccaAGCAGCAGTTGATGAACTCGCAGAGTGGCAGGCTGCGTCAGTACAAACGCGTCCAGCCGCGAGTCAACTCTGGATTGAAGAGGAGAGACGATTCTCCGTCTCCGTCCCACACACGACCGGGCCTTCTGGAGGAGGCGAGGGCCAGGACACGTAACCT GGAGAACATCATCGAGTCTCAGCAGAGCCAcatggaggagatggaggcgGAGCTAGAGCAGCTGAGGGAGGAGCTGAGGGCGACGCAGGCCGAATACGAAGACAGACTTCAGCAGGCGCAACAGATCAACAAGCTCAG GTCGCACGTCAACAACAACGTGACGCAGATCAAACTGCAGAAGCAGCTCACGGAGAAGTCCAACGCTGTCACTGTGCTGGAGGGTCAACTACAGGAG CATaagcagacactgaaggcaGCGATACAGAAGCTGGACGAACTTTCTGAGCAACTCAAACACGAGAAGCTCAAGAGCGGAGACCTGGAGAACAGGCTGCACGTCTACAACAACAAGTTAGAGCTG CTGCCGCAGCAGTTGAGTGCAGTGGAGCAGGAGCGAGATCAGCTGAAGGAGAACTATAACAAACTGCTGGACAG CATCTTTGACGTCTCTCAGCAGCAGAAATGGCAGAGccaggagcagcagctgaagttACAGATCGTTCAGCTGGAGACGGCGCTGAAGGCCGACCTCGACGACAAGAATCTAATCCTCCAGAAGCTCAAGGCAGAGCGGG aGACGCACGAGAAACTCgcagaagaaaacaagaagCTTCACAGTCAGTTTCTGGAGCAGAAGCAGGAAATGGACGAGCTGAGGGATGGTTTGAAACTCCACAGCAGG GAGAGTGAGCCGCGCAAGGAGAGACGTGACCTGAGCTTCCTGGAGCAGGTGGAGGAAAAAGGGAGCGTCCAAGAGCTTCAGGCCGCTCACGCAGAAACCATCCTGGAGCTGGAGAAGACCAGACACCTGCTGAGCACGGAGAACAAAATCAGCAACGACTACAAG GCGGAGCTGGAGGCAGTGCAGCAGAAGATGGAAATCGACAGAGCGAGTTACGAGCAGAAGCTGGAGCGTCAGACTCAGCTGCTCGACGCCAGCATGGCAAAGATCAAGAAACTGGAGG CTCAGCTCAGGGAACTCGCCTACAGCCCCAAAACACACATCTACAGACCAGACGTCGCAGACGAGGTTGAGTCTGACGAGTCTGATGAAGCGATTCACCTTGAGCCTGGACAGAACCTCGTGGAGCTTCAGATCGTCAGCGCCTCgctgtctccgtctctcttgGAGGCTCTGGGGGATGACGAGCCCTACACCTTCTGCACCTACTGCTTCTATCTGTCTAAGCTGCACTCCACGCCAGTGGTGACGGGCCACAGGCCCAGCTATGGCTACACGTCCAAATACGTGGTGAGCGCGGACCGTCGCTTCCGCGACTACCTCGGCAGAGAGTCTGTCACCGTCGAGCTGCACCAGGCGCTGGGGACGGACTGGAGGACGCTGGCGAGTGGACGACTcccactgcagcagctgctcaaGCAGGACGAGAAGGTCCACGGCAAGATACAGCTGGTCG GTGCAGAGTTGGGGACTGTGGGCTCGCTGGATTACTGGATGAGAGTCAGTAATCCCACCACAGAACCCAGCCACGGGTTGAGAGACGAGGATCTGAAGAAGCCTGGAGGTTTCATCAGCTCTGCTgtgaacacacaagcacaggtCCCGGCACAGGTCCCGGCACAG GCTCTGCCTCCGCTGCCCAAACTAAAGCAAGAGACACAAGCGAGGGACGCAGTCTTTGCCAAAAAGGTCAAGTTTGTCAGTCCCACGCCTGCGGCCGAGCTG GTTCAGGACACGCGTCGGTCAGGCCTCAGAGATCAAACGTCGGCTCCTGTGATGAAG gttctGACTCCAGCTCCTGCAAAGAAAGAGGACGATGAAGACGAGTCTCTCGTCTCGGCGGGGCAGCTCGTCCCCAACGTCTGCCAGTCCGACTCTGATGTTTCTGAGGAAATCAGCGAAG ACGTGGAGGCGGCCACGCAGCATCGCAGAGAATCCACTCAGTCGGACAGCGATGACTGCATCGTTCACGGTCAGGCCGCGGGGAGGAAG GCGTCAGAGCGAGTGCGTGTGGAGGTGGTGTCTCTGAGTCTGAGGGCGGAGTCTCGCGTGGTCCGGGACGCCAACGTGGTGCGTCTGTTCGTGGAGTATTCTCTGCTGGACCTGCCCACAGAGGAGACGCCCCTGTCTCTGCCCAAGCCCGCCCAGGGGCGGAGCATCAACTTCAACTACAGCAAAG TCATTCCAGTGGACGCCGAGAACAACGCGGCGAGACGGCGGCTGCTGAGAGACGTCCTACGGGGACGACGCCCTCAGATGGAAAG GATCAGGTTCACCGTGGTGAGTGAACCTccagaggaagaagagcaggACAGGGAGTGTGAGGACATGGGCGTGGCCTTCCTGAGGATCCCCGAAATCCTGGAGAGACGAAAGGATCTGATGGAGACCAGACTGAACg TTGTGGACGTGCTGGACAGCAGTGAGGTGGTCGGCAGTCTGACCGTGTCTGTGGAGGGACTGGAGGCTCTGCAGGCTATAATGGGGGACCAGGACCTGGACCAGGAAGCAGCTTCAGCCTCCTTCCTGCTTCCATCAACGCGACGTGAGGAGACAaggacacacatgaacatgcgTGAACACACGTGA